In Nitrospirota bacterium, a single genomic region encodes these proteins:
- a CDS encoding TlyA family RNA methyltransferase has translation MKKIRLDQLLFDKGLVESREKAKALILEGNVRVNGLVVDKAGALINPDDALALENKIPYVSRGGLKLKHAIDTFGIDVKDKTAMDAGASTGGFTDCLLQHGAKKVYAIDVGYGQLDWRLRNDPRVILLEKTNIRYLEEIVRSQKSEVRSQRMEELMENRIDIATIDVSFISLLKVIPPVMKFLKPSGEIIALIKPQFEVGRKDVGKGVVKDEGKRLEVVENIKSESEKMGLDVKGVTASPIKGPKGNVEYLIYLKKKT, from the coding sequence ATGAAAAAAATCCGGCTCGACCAATTGCTGTTTGACAAAGGCCTTGTTGAAAGCAGGGAGAAGGCAAAGGCGCTTATCCTTGAAGGCAATGTCCGTGTAAACGGCCTTGTCGTTGATAAGGCAGGCGCGCTGATAAACCCTGACGATGCATTGGCGTTAGAAAATAAAATACCCTACGTAAGCCGCGGCGGGTTAAAGCTCAAACACGCGATAGACACTTTCGGCATAGATGTGAAAGACAAAACAGCAATGGACGCCGGCGCATCAACAGGGGGATTCACTGACTGCCTGCTCCAGCATGGCGCAAAAAAAGTTTACGCAATAGATGTCGGGTACGGACAATTGGACTGGCGGCTGAGAAACGATCCGCGCGTTATTTTGCTTGAGAAAACAAATATCAGATATCTCGAAGAGATAGTCAGAAGCCAGAAGTCAGAAGTCAGAAGTCAGCGCATGGAAGAACTTATGGAAAACAGAATCGATATCGCGACCATTGATGTCTCTTTCATTTCTCTTCTGAAAGTCATACCGCCAGTTATGAAGTTTCTAAAACCATCCGGCGAAATAATCGCCCTGATAAAGCCGCAGTTCGAGGTAGGCAGAAAAGACGTCGGCAAAGGGGTTGTGAAGGATGAAGGCAAACGGCTTGAGGTTGTAGAAAACATAAAGAGCGAATCAGAAAAAATGGGGCTTGATGTAAAAGGAGTAACCGCTTCCCCGATCAAGGGGCCAAAAGGAAATGTGGAGTATCTTATATATCTGAAGAAAAAAACATAA
- a CDS encoding zf-TFIIB domain-containing protein has protein sequence MTENKTKCCAHCGKNINVKYTTCPLCGGQNGEDIRPAPPVCPRCKVDLKLIGKDGEEYDLCTQCGGLWLDKVEFHRSTRESDVYRNENFKDEYQKGPAIDTVEYVPCVRCGKLMNRKNFGQISGVIIDECRKHGVWLDGGELEKIRHFIADGGLEKVQDLKIEENRAELRDLATRVADVDFTQRVIHFWDWKRWLFRGW, from the coding sequence ATGACAGAAAATAAGACAAAGTGCTGCGCCCACTGCGGGAAAAATATAAACGTGAAATACACAACCTGCCCTCTTTGCGGCGGGCAGAACGGTGAAGATATCAGGCCTGCTCCTCCGGTGTGCCCGCGCTGCAAAGTCGATCTAAAGCTGATTGGAAAAGACGGCGAGGAATATGACCTCTGTACGCAATGCGGGGGGCTGTGGCTTGATAAGGTAGAATTTCACCGCTCAACCAGAGAGTCTGATGTCTACCGTAACGAGAACTTCAAAGATGAATATCAAAAAGGCCCCGCAATAGATACGGTTGAATATGTGCCGTGCGTCAGGTGCGGGAAATTGATGAACAGGAAGAACTTCGGCCAGATATCAGGCGTGATAATTGACGAGTGCAGGAAACACGGGGTGTGGCTTGACGGCGGGGAGCTTGAGAAGATAAGGCATTTCATTGCCGACGGCGGCCTCGAAAAAGTTCAGGACCTGAAAATAGAGGAAAACAGGGCCGAACTGCGGGACCTCGCAACAAGGGTCGCAGATGTTGATTTTACGCAAAGGGTCATACACTTCTGGGACTGGAAGAGATGGCTTTTTCGCGGCTGGTAA
- a CDS encoding response regulator transcription factor: MKQGSKHKIFIVDDHPLLRQGLAQFIDKETGFIVCGEACDYKGAIQGIEELQPDIAVLDISLGQGSGLRLMEDLRNLHPLILILVFSMHDESAYAERCLRAGANGYIMKTEAPEKVISAIRAILNGEIYVSEKIQKNIINKLAPNQFEVQSSPVACLSNRELEVFQLIGFGMKTQQISAKLNLSVKTIETYIDHIKRKMNFRNYHELLMFAIRQAMSENMV; this comes from the coding sequence GTGAAACAGGGATCAAAGCATAAAATATTTATAGTTGACGACCATCCCTTACTGCGCCAGGGGCTTGCGCAGTTTATTGATAAAGAGACGGGATTTATTGTTTGCGGCGAAGCCTGTGACTATAAAGGTGCGATACAGGGAATTGAAGAGCTCCAGCCTGATATCGCGGTCCTTGATATTTCTCTTGGACAGGGCAGCGGGCTCCGGCTTATGGAGGATTTACGAAATCTTCATCCGTTAATCTTGATTCTGGTCTTTTCCATGCATGATGAATCCGCATATGCAGAGCGCTGTCTCAGGGCAGGCGCCAATGGATATATTATGAAGACCGAGGCCCCTGAAAAAGTTATATCGGCAATAAGGGCCATCCTGAATGGAGAAATATACGTAAGTGAAAAAATACAGAAAAATATTATAAACAAGTTGGCTCCCAACCAGTTTGAGGTCCAAAGTTCTCCTGTTGCGTGTCTCAGCAACCGCGAGCTTGAGGTGTTTCAGTTGATCGGCTTCGGAATGAAGACACAGCAGATCTCGGCAAAATTAAATCTCAGCGTTAAAACCATAGAGACATACATTGACCATATCAAACGGAAAATGAATTTCAGGAACTATCATGAGCTGCTGATGTTCGCAATTCGCCAGGCCATGAGCGAAAATATGGTTTGA
- a CDS encoding response regulator, producing MEKILIIDDDREMRMLLSDIVAFQGCEAIAASDGIQALKEFSAHSPGIILLDIRLPGIDGMEVLKEIKKANKNAVVIMLTGYGEIKDAVQAIKLGALDYITKPIRNNEITTIIKEAVLIRQSSSNAHGISVREQEVLNWLIEGKNSDDISLILNISARTVKFHINNIMQKLNAVNRAQAVAIAIEKGIIAPR from the coding sequence ATGGAAAAAATACTGATCATTGACGATGACCGGGAGATGCGAATGCTCCTTTCGGATATTGTAGCCTTTCAGGGATGTGAAGCCATTGCCGCGAGTGACGGCATCCAGGCCCTGAAAGAATTCAGCGCACATTCGCCGGGGATAATTTTGTTAGACATCAGGCTTCCGGGGATTGACGGGATGGAAGTGCTGAAGGAGATCAAGAAGGCAAACAAGAACGCAGTAGTGATCATGCTGACCGGATACGGGGAAATAAAGGACGCTGTGCAGGCGATAAAACTGGGCGCGCTTGATTATATTACCAAGCCCATCAGGAATAATGAGATAACAACAATTATCAAAGAAGCTGTCCTTATCCGCCAGAGCAGCAGTAATGCCCACGGTATTTCAGTGCGGGAGCAGGAAGTGCTTAACTGGCTGATAGAGGGAAAGAATTCAGACGACATCTCTCTGATCCTCAATATAAGCGCACGGACTGTGAAATTCCACATCAATAACATCATGCAAAAACTCAACGCTGTAAACAGGGCTCAGGCAGTAGCGATCGCAATCGAAAAAGGCATAATCGCCCCCCGGTAG
- the gptM gene encoding geopeptide radical SAM maturase has protein sequence MKLSHYTRVYPFEGKPGYLLLYSTKRSSKVLLKEETFNSIINGSLSPANEAVLLKLGMIVPDVEAEKREALGMLDEINAKNRTLNVSAIINLDCNFNCVYCYEGGMKGKFYMTDETAGLLTDFIKNKFTPGKKTINIDFYGGEPLLSTGLIKSISGEMKSFAESNEAKYTFTLVTNGSLFKRRIAEELAGLGLRGIKVTLDGTPEIHNTTRPFKTGAGSFDTIVNNIRETCDIVKIGIGGNYQKTNFNKFPLLFVYFDEKGLTPEKIHEVNFNPVMENPKDIKAPVDYADGFMSVNEPWVAQAVVSLREEILKRGYKTATISPSPCQVDVTDYFVVNYDGGIYKCPSFIGRKGFETGTLLLGVADYADSHSPLMWKTGECPECEYLPLCFGGCRYMTYVRDGNISKVDCKKPHLDTVLETLIKQDIKYKVLNH, from the coding sequence ATGAAACTCTCTCACTATACAAGAGTCTACCCCTTTGAGGGGAAGCCCGGCTATCTGCTCCTTTACTCCACAAAGAGATCATCAAAGGTTCTCTTAAAAGAAGAGACATTCAATTCCATAATAAATGGCAGCCTCTCTCCTGCAAACGAAGCAGTCCTGTTAAAGCTCGGTATGATCGTCCCTGACGTTGAAGCTGAAAAGCGGGAAGCGCTGGGGATGTTAGATGAGATCAACGCGAAGAACCGGACATTGAATGTTTCTGCCATAATCAACCTCGACTGCAACTTCAACTGCGTGTATTGCTACGAAGGTGGCATGAAAGGCAAGTTCTACATGACTGATGAGACGGCAGGGCTTCTGACAGATTTCATCAAAAATAAATTTACTCCCGGCAAGAAAACTATCAACATAGACTTCTACGGCGGGGAGCCGCTGTTGAGCACGGGTCTCATTAAATCCATCTCCGGGGAGATGAAGTCTTTTGCAGAAAGCAATGAGGCAAAATATACTTTCACTCTCGTTACAAACGGCTCTCTTTTTAAAAGGCGGATCGCGGAAGAGCTCGCCGGGCTCGGTCTGAGAGGTATTAAGGTAACCCTTGATGGGACTCCTGAAATACACAACACAACCCGTCCGTTTAAGACAGGGGCGGGAAGTTTTGACACTATTGTGAACAATATCCGAGAGACCTGCGATATTGTGAAGATCGGCATCGGAGGCAATTACCAAAAAACAAACTTCAACAAGTTCCCCCTCCTGTTTGTCTATTTTGACGAAAAAGGGCTCACCCCGGAGAAGATACATGAAGTGAATTTTAATCCGGTGATGGAAAATCCCAAAGACATAAAAGCTCCCGTTGATTATGCAGACGGGTTTATGTCCGTCAATGAGCCGTGGGTTGCTCAAGCGGTGGTGTCGTTGAGAGAGGAAATCTTGAAAAGGGGCTATAAAACGGCAACTATTTCCCCGTCGCCATGTCAGGTGGATGTTACTGATTATTTTGTGGTCAATTACGACGGCGGCATCTACAAGTGCCCTTCATTTATCGGGAGGAAGGGTTTTGAAACAGGCACTCTTCTACTCGGTGTGGCAGATTACGCCGATTCTCATAGTCCCCTAATGTGGAAGACCGGAGAATGTCCTGAATGTGAGTATTTGCCGCTGTGTTTCGGAGGCTGCCGCTACATGACTTACGTGAGAGACGGGAATATCAGCAAGGTTGATTGCAAGAAACCTCACCTTGACACTGTCCTTGAGACACTCATCAAACAGGACATAAAATATAAGGTATTGAATCATTGA